The sequence CTTTGGGGGCCGGAGGTTCAGGCGACCTTGGGCCGTACGTCCACCCCGTGCTCCGCGGCGAGGCGGCGCAGATCGTCCAGTTCGCCCTCTTCGACATCGGCGAGGAAGTCGTCCCCGGTTTCGCGGGCCCGGCGCAGATCGGACTCCGTGCTGTGTATGCGCTGGAGGATTCCATTCGTGAACGCGTCCATTGTGCGCCCCCTCGTCGTCTCCGTTGACACGCGAGTGTCAAGCCCGCTGTCCTCGCGCGGGAAGCGCGGGACAAGGCGTGGTGGGTGGGTGTAAAGCCGTCCTCCCCACCCCGCCCGAGCGGGAAACCTCACCGACCCGAAGGAAATTCCGGCGGCCCCCGACGTCCCGTTCTCCGGTCCTCGGCGTACCGCCCCTCGGACCACGGGCGTTCCCCTTACCGCCGATTTACGGGGGTCCGGTGCAGGATGGAGGTGGATTCCCACAGCTCACGGAAGGAACAGCGCCTTGCGCGTACTGGTCGTCGAGGACGAGCAACTGCTCGCCGATGCGGTTGCCACCGGCCTGCGCCGCGAAGCCATGGCCGTCGACGTGGTCTACGACGGCGGTGCCGCCCTGGAGCGCATCGGCGTCAACGACTACGACGTGGTGGTGCTCGACCGCGACCTGCCGGTGGTGCACGGCGACGAGGTGTGCCGCCAGGTGGTCAGCCTCGGCCTGCCCATGCGGGTGCTCATGCTCACCGCCGCGGGCGACGTCAGCGACCGGGTCGAGGGCCTGGAACTGGGCGCCGACGACTACCTGCCCAAGCCCTTCGCCTTCACCGAGCTGACCGCCCGGGTGCGCGCGCTCGGACGCCGTACGACGGCCGCCCTGCCGCCGGTGCTGGAGCGCTCCGGCATCCGGTTGGACCCCAACCGCCGGGAGGCGTTCCGCGACGGCAAGGAGGTCCACCTGGCGCCCAAGGAGTTCGCCGTCCTGGAGGTCCTGATGCGCAGCGAGGGCTCGGTGGTCTCCGCCGAGCAGCTGCTGGAGAAGGCGTGGGACGAGAACACCGACCCGTTCACCAACGTGGTGCGGGTCACCGTGATGACGCTGCGCCGCAAGCTCGGCGAGCCGCCGGTGATCGTCACGGTGCCCGGCTCCGGCTACCGGATCTGACCGCCATGGCCCACCTGTCCTCCCAGACCCCCGCGAGCCCGCCGCCGGCCCGGCCGTCCACCCCTCCGCGCCCGGCCTGGGACCCGCCGCCCGCCGAGTCCCCGCCGCCCTGGCTGCGGCCCACGATCCGGATACGCCTCACCGTGCTCTACGGCGGGATGTTCCTGATCGCCGGTGTCGTGCTGCTGTGGATCATCTACCTGCTGGCCGCCCAGGCCATCAGCAAGGGCTCCCAGCTGCCCTTCCAGATCGCCACGATCAACGTGACCCCCGGCAGCTGCATCACGGTCGACCAGAGCACCACCAGCGAACAGCTCCACCAGATGATCAGCTCCTGCATGCAGCACCAGCGGGACATCGCGCTCAACACGCTGCTCAAGCGCTCGCTGCTGGCCCTCATCGGCCTGGCGGTGGTCGCCTTCGCCTTCGGCTACGTGATGGCCGGACGGGTGCTGGCGCCGCTGGGCCGGATCACCCGCGCCGCCCGCGGGGTGGCCGGTTCGGACCTGACCGGGCGGATCGAGCTGGACGGCCCGGACGACGAGCTGAAGGAGCTGGCCGACACCTTCGACGAGATGCTGGAGCGGCTGGAGCGGTCCTTCACCGCCCAGCGCCGCTTCGTCGCGAACGCCTCGCACGAACTGCGCACCCCGCTGGCGATCAACCGCACCCTGCTGGAGGTGCAGCTCGCCGACCCGGACGCCTCGCCGGACCTCCAGCAGCTCGGCAAGACCCTGCTGTCCACCAACGAGCGCAGCGAGCAGCTCGTGGAGGGCCTGCTGCTGCTCGCCCGCAGCGAGAACGAGATCGTGGACCGCAAGGCCGTCGACCTCGCCGAGGCGGCCTCCAGAGCCCTGGAGCAGACCCGTGGGGAGGCGGAGGCGAAGGGCGTGGCCCTGCGCGAGTCGCTGGCCC comes from Streptomyces sp. NBC_00448 and encodes:
- a CDS encoding response regulator transcription factor; amino-acid sequence: MRVLVVEDEQLLADAVATGLRREAMAVDVVYDGGAALERIGVNDYDVVVLDRDLPVVHGDEVCRQVVSLGLPMRVLMLTAAGDVSDRVEGLELGADDYLPKPFAFTELTARVRALGRRTTAALPPVLERSGIRLDPNRREAFRDGKEVHLAPKEFAVLEVLMRSEGSVVSAEQLLEKAWDENTDPFTNVVRVTVMTLRRKLGEPPVIVTVPGSGYRI
- a CDS encoding sensor histidine kinase: MAHLSSQTPASPPPARPSTPPRPAWDPPPAESPPPWLRPTIRIRLTVLYGGMFLIAGVVLLWIIYLLAAQAISKGSQLPFQIATINVTPGSCITVDQSTTSEQLHQMISSCMQHQRDIALNTLLKRSLLALIGLAVVAFAFGYVMAGRVLAPLGRITRAARGVAGSDLTGRIELDGPDDELKELADTFDEMLERLERSFTAQRRFVANASHELRTPLAINRTLLEVQLADPDASPDLQQLGKTLLSTNERSEQLVEGLLLLARSENEIVDRKAVDLAEAASRALEQTRGEAEAKGVALRESLAPAVVQGNGVLLERIALNLVQNAVRYNVPADGWVDVTTSAEHGQALLVVANTGPVVPAYEVDNMFEPFRRLRTERTGSDKGVGLGLSIARSVARAHGGVITAEPREGGGLVMRVAIPM